One window of Botrimarina mediterranea genomic DNA carries:
- a CDS encoding outer membrane protein assembly factor BamB family protein, with the protein MMRYFLAPMVLLAAASAAQAQDWLQWRGPTGDNHAAEGATAPTEWSEEAGLAWKTPVPGHGHSSPTIVGDRIYLITADADAQTQSLLIYGKESGELLREVLTHEGGLPAQIHPSNSHATSTVASDGERVFALFYNDDAAVVTAYDLQGERLWQERVGGFDPKAYQFGFGSSPRLVDGTLVVASEYDGPDSGIYGLDPKTGKRFWTAPRSENLSWSSPSVTPVGGKSQLLMSGAKRLVSYEPVSGKVLWSLEDESTEATCGTMVWDEKLGLAFASGGFPDAFTLAVKLDGDHEVVWRNKIRNYEQSLLVVDGYVYATADRGIAFCWRGSDGKEMWRERLGGKFSASPLLVGKTIYATNESGTTHVYEANPERFVRVAQNQLGDSAFATTTPSAGRLYHRYAKTEGGKRQEYLAAIGD; encoded by the coding sequence ATGATGCGGTACTTTTTGGCGCCGATGGTCCTTCTCGCGGCGGCTTCGGCCGCTCAGGCTCAGGACTGGTTGCAATGGCGCGGGCCGACGGGTGACAACCATGCCGCCGAGGGCGCGACGGCGCCGACCGAGTGGTCGGAGGAAGCCGGCTTGGCGTGGAAGACGCCGGTCCCCGGGCACGGGCACTCGTCGCCGACGATCGTGGGCGATCGGATTTATCTGATCACGGCCGACGCCGACGCGCAGACGCAGAGCCTGCTTATCTACGGCAAAGAATCGGGCGAACTGCTGCGCGAGGTCCTCACGCACGAGGGGGGACTCCCCGCACAGATTCACCCTAGCAATTCGCACGCTACCTCGACGGTGGCGTCGGATGGCGAGCGCGTCTTCGCCTTGTTCTACAATGATGACGCGGCGGTCGTCACGGCCTACGACCTCCAAGGCGAGAGGTTGTGGCAAGAACGCGTCGGCGGATTCGATCCAAAAGCGTATCAGTTCGGCTTTGGGTCCTCGCCAAGACTAGTGGACGGAACGCTGGTCGTGGCGTCGGAGTACGACGGCCCGGATAGTGGCATCTACGGTCTGGACCCGAAGACCGGCAAGCGGTTCTGGACGGCGCCTCGATCGGAAAACCTGTCGTGGTCGTCGCCATCGGTCACGCCCGTTGGTGGGAAGTCGCAACTGCTGATGAGCGGCGCCAAAAGACTCGTCTCATACGAGCCGGTGAGCGGCAAGGTGCTGTGGTCGCTCGAAGACGAGTCCACCGAGGCGACGTGCGGCACGATGGTTTGGGACGAGAAGCTAGGCCTCGCGTTCGCCAGCGGCGGCTTTCCCGATGCGTTCACGCTGGCGGTGAAGCTCGACGGCGACCATGAGGTCGTGTGGCGGAACAAAATCCGCAACTACGAGCAATCGCTGCTGGTGGTGGACGGCTACGTCTACGCGACCGCGGACCGCGGTATCGCCTTCTGCTGGCGCGGCAGCGATGGCAAGGAGATGTGGCGCGAGCGGTTGGGCGGCAAGTTCAGCGCGTCGCCGCTGCTGGTCGGCAAGACGATCTACGCCACGAACGAATCGGGAACGACGCACGTCTACGAGGCGAACCCCGAGCGATTCGTCCGCGTCGCGCAGAACCAACTCGGCGATTCGGCGTTTGCGACAACGACGCCGTCGGCGGGGCGTCTCTATCACCGCTACGCGAAGACGGAGGGCGGCAAGCGGCAGGAGTATCTGGCGGCGATCGGGGATTGA
- a CDS encoding helix-turn-helix domain-containing protein, translating to MTKRVAIRKTPTPEQEAHIAAAIAEEKLFAEETKAQCREVLAELRAMRSTVDTLRAERERQGLSLAEVESRTGMTRSAISKLENHHVKNPTLLTLLRYASALGMQFQVNVTKADR from the coding sequence ATGACTAAGCGCGTAGCCATTCGAAAAACTCCGACGCCCGAGCAGGAGGCTCATATCGCCGCAGCGATTGCAGAAGAGAAGCTGTTTGCTGAGGAAACCAAAGCGCAATGCCGTGAGGTTCTAGCAGAGTTGCGTGCGATGCGTTCAACCGTAGACACGCTGCGAGCTGAGCGTGAGCGACAAGGACTAAGCCTTGCCGAGGTTGAGTCGCGCACGGGCATGACGCGTTCGGCAATCAGCAAGTTAGAGAATCACCACGTTAAGAACCCGACCCTCTTGACGCTCCTCCGTTACGCGTCCGCGTTGGGAATGCAATTTCAAGTTAACGTTACCAAAGCCGATCGGTGA
- a CDS encoding trypsin-like peptidase domain-containing protein: MPIVEHFRRRLLCRAVPLAVATLLAVAPAGAEISPLRMTPIVRAVQAVRPAVVNIQGQKTVPDEKGPAGATRQVNGMGTGVVVDERGYILTNFHVVDGVRQIRVTLDDGTADVARVIAHDKRTDLAVIKVNVGRSLPTIVVGTSMDLMTGEPVIAVGNAYGYEHTVTRGIISALGRDVQVSDTQAYDDLIQTDASINPGNSGGPLLSIEGKMIGLNVAVRAGAQGIGFAIPVDQALQVAADLMSVEKLENKWHGIEVGTTRDGASTIVRRVVPGSPAAQVGLRPGDVITRLGDVNVARALDVERAVLGRGVGERVAMEVRRGGQPMNVQLTVARRGSSPARDVAASLASTTAPAAATADPAWQVLGMKLDVEPKATFESRGSRYRGGMRVVDVRGDGPAAAKGIRAGDILVGMHKWETASDEDIRYIVSNEALPTLGEVKFYILRGEETLYGAMKVDATRR; the protein is encoded by the coding sequence ATGCCCATCGTCGAGCACTTCCGTCGCCGTTTGCTGTGTAGGGCTGTCCCCCTGGCCGTCGCGACACTGCTGGCAGTTGCCCCTGCCGGCGCCGAGATTTCGCCGCTGCGGATGACGCCAATCGTCCGCGCCGTGCAAGCGGTGCGGCCGGCGGTCGTCAACATCCAGGGCCAGAAAACGGTCCCCGACGAGAAGGGACCTGCCGGCGCGACGCGCCAGGTCAACGGCATGGGCACGGGCGTCGTCGTTGACGAGCGAGGTTACATCCTCACGAATTTCCACGTTGTGGACGGCGTCCGCCAGATCCGCGTCACGCTCGACGACGGCACGGCCGACGTCGCCCGCGTCATCGCCCACGACAAGCGCACGGACCTGGCGGTGATCAAGGTCAACGTCGGGCGTTCACTGCCAACGATCGTCGTCGGCACGTCGATGGACCTGATGACCGGCGAGCCCGTCATCGCCGTCGGCAACGCCTATGGCTACGAGCACACGGTGACGCGGGGGATCATCTCCGCCCTGGGCCGCGACGTGCAGGTCAGCGACACGCAGGCCTACGACGATCTGATCCAGACCGACGCGAGCATCAACCCGGGCAACTCGGGCGGCCCGCTGCTGTCGATCGAAGGCAAGATGATCGGCCTCAACGTGGCCGTCCGCGCCGGCGCCCAGGGGATCGGCTTCGCGATCCCGGTCGATCAGGCGCTGCAAGTCGCGGCGGACTTGATGAGCGTCGAGAAGCTTGAGAATAAGTGGCACGGCATCGAGGTCGGCACGACCCGTGATGGCGCGAGCACCATCGTGCGGCGTGTTGTTCCCGGCAGCCCCGCCGCGCAGGTCGGCCTGCGTCCCGGCGACGTGATCACACGCCTCGGCGATGTTAACGTGGCTCGCGCGCTCGACGTCGAACGCGCCGTGCTCGGGCGCGGAGTGGGAGAGCGGGTGGCGATGGAAGTGCGTCGGGGCGGCCAGCCGATGAACGTGCAGCTCACCGTTGCTCGCCGCGGTTCTTCGCCGGCCCGTGACGTGGCGGCCAGCCTCGCCTCGACCACGGCGCCGGCTGCGGCGACTGCCGACCCGGCGTGGCAGGTCCTGGGCATGAAGCTCGACGTGGAACCGAAGGCGACCTTCGAGTCCCGCGGCAGTCGCTACCGCGGCGGCATGCGGGTGGTCGATGTCCGCGGTGACGGTCCCGCCGCCGCCAAGGGGATCCGTGCGGGCGACATCCTCGTCGGGATGCACAAGTGGGAGACCGCTTCGGACGAAGACATCCGCTACATCGTCAGCAACGAAGCGCTGCCGACGCTCGGCGAGGTGAAGTTCTACATCCTCCGCGGCGAGGAGACGCTGTACGGAGCGATGAAGGTCGATGCGACGCGCCGGTAG
- the thiL gene encoding thiamine-phosphate kinase — protein sequence MELEFVRWLHERLPALSEGQIGVGDDAAVVALGGSQLVATADLLIDGVHFDTSQHAIERIGRKSLGVNLSDLAAMAARPVGCLVSLALPRGGVGGVTTQQLAMRLVEGMAPLAKEFGCPIIGGDTNVHSGPLVINVTAFGEPTERGVVRRDGARPGDVLLVTGDLGGSLSAKQFDFTPRVHEALTLHAAAPLRALMDLSDGLSLDLTRLCEASGVAALVDADAIPISNAAKMTGEAALDHALSDGEDFELLIAAAPDDAKRLLAEMPVACGLTRIGETMAGSGVSLRYADGTATPLDAKGYQHQ from the coding sequence ATGGAACTTGAATTCGTCCGCTGGTTGCACGAACGACTGCCCGCCCTTAGCGAGGGGCAGATCGGCGTCGGTGACGACGCGGCGGTTGTCGCTCTCGGCGGGTCGCAACTCGTGGCGACCGCCGACCTATTGATCGACGGCGTCCACTTCGACACCTCGCAGCACGCCATCGAGCGTATCGGCCGCAAGTCGCTCGGCGTGAATCTCAGCGACTTGGCGGCGATGGCGGCGCGGCCCGTGGGTTGCCTTGTGAGTCTCGCGCTACCGCGCGGCGGGGTCGGGGGAGTAACGACGCAGCAGCTCGCCATGCGGCTCGTCGAAGGGATGGCGCCGCTCGCCAAAGAGTTCGGATGCCCCATCATCGGCGGCGACACGAACGTGCATAGCGGCCCGCTTGTCATCAACGTGACGGCATTCGGTGAGCCAACCGAGCGCGGGGTGGTTCGGCGCGACGGCGCGCGACCGGGCGACGTGCTGCTCGTGACCGGCGACTTGGGCGGCAGCCTGTCAGCGAAGCAGTTCGACTTCACACCCCGTGTGCACGAGGCGCTGACACTGCACGCTGCGGCGCCACTTCGCGCGCTGATGGACCTTAGCGACGGATTGTCGCTCGACCTCACAAGGCTGTGCGAGGCAAGCGGCGTGGCTGCCCTCGTCGATGCCGATGCCATTCCGATCTCGAATGCGGCGAAGATGACGGGCGAGGCGGCGCTCGATCATGCGTTGTCCGACGGTGAGGATTTTGAACTCCTTATCGCCGCCGCACCGGACGACGCCAAGCGGCTGCTCGCTGAGATGCCGGTCGCTTGCGGGCTGACCCGCATCGGTGAGACTATGGCCGGTTCCGGCGTCTCGCTTCGTTACGCCGACGGAACAGCGACGCCACTCGATGCGAAGGGCTATCAGCACCAATGA
- the tsaE gene encoding tRNA (adenosine(37)-N6)-threonylcarbamoyltransferase complex ATPase subunit type 1 TsaE encodes MTQIIEIADETEMAALGAKLANTLQPPAVIALIGQLGAGKTRLVQAVAAELGVREDVTSPTFVLVNEYRTGRTPIYHFDAYRLKDEDEFIELGVEEYFAGLGAAGAGLTFVEWGDRFADCLPPGTVTVQIEVLEGTGRRVTIDGLTI; translated from the coding sequence ATGACGCAGATCATTGAAATTGCCGACGAAACCGAGATGGCGGCCCTCGGCGCCAAGCTCGCCAACACCTTGCAGCCGCCGGCGGTGATCGCCTTGATTGGGCAGCTCGGCGCCGGGAAGACGCGGCTGGTGCAGGCCGTCGCGGCGGAACTGGGCGTGCGTGAAGACGTCACGAGCCCGACGTTCGTGCTGGTCAACGAGTACCGCACGGGCCGGACGCCGATCTATCACTTCGACGCCTACCGCCTCAAAGACGAGGACGAGTTCATCGAGTTGGGCGTCGAGGAGTACTTCGCCGGACTTGGCGCCGCGGGCGCGGGACTGACGTTCGTCGAATGGGGCGACCGCTTCGCCGACTGCCTACCGCCGGGGACGGTGACGGTGCAGATCGAAGTGCTGGAGGGGACCGGGCGGCGCGTCACGATCGACGGCCTCACGATTTAA
- the hslU gene encoding ATP-dependent protease ATPase subunit HslU, with amino-acid sequence MRELTPKKIVAELDRYIVGQADAKRAVAIAIRNRWRRRQLTDELRKEVSPKNILMIGPTGVGKTEIARRLATLTGAPFIKIEATKYTEVGYYGRDVESMVRELVENAIGLVREKMRASVEEEAKRRTDERLLDKLAPTPNSFDAGAGVDDSAERHERTREKMRAMLVAGELEDKTVEIAIEKKAAAMMIPGMGGPGGGDMDMDVQGMIEKMLPKQVSRRRMSVADARGVLFEQECERLIDSEKVNAEAVELAEESGVIFLDEIDKVVATEGGKGADVSRQGVQRDLLPIVEGTTVQTRYGYVRTDHILFIAAGAFHKTRPSDLMPELQGRFPIRVELDDLTKEDFVRILTEPRGSLTKQYAALMETEGVKIDFTADAIDALAEYAFSVNQSTQNIGARRLYTIMERMLEELSFEAADMNGASVPVNAAYVRQRLEEVTQDEDLSRYIL; translated from the coding sequence GTGCGTGAGCTGACCCCGAAAAAAATCGTCGCCGAACTCGACCGCTACATTGTCGGCCAAGCCGACGCCAAGCGCGCCGTGGCGATCGCGATCCGCAACCGTTGGCGCCGCCGGCAGCTCACCGACGAGCTGCGTAAAGAGGTGTCGCCCAAGAACATCCTCATGATCGGCCCAACGGGCGTCGGCAAGACCGAGATCGCCCGCCGGCTGGCGACGCTCACCGGCGCGCCGTTCATCAAGATCGAGGCCACCAAGTACACCGAGGTCGGATACTACGGCCGCGACGTCGAGAGCATGGTCCGCGAACTCGTCGAGAACGCGATCGGCCTCGTGCGTGAGAAGATGCGGGCAAGCGTCGAAGAAGAGGCCAAGCGCCGCACCGACGAGCGACTGCTCGACAAGCTCGCCCCGACGCCGAACTCGTTCGACGCGGGCGCCGGGGTCGATGACTCCGCCGAGCGGCACGAGCGCACGCGCGAAAAAATGCGCGCGATGCTCGTCGCCGGCGAACTGGAGGACAAGACCGTCGAGATCGCCATCGAAAAGAAAGCGGCCGCGATGATGATCCCCGGCATGGGCGGCCCCGGCGGCGGCGATATGGACATGGACGTGCAGGGGATGATCGAGAAGATGCTCCCCAAGCAGGTCTCCCGACGCCGCATGTCGGTCGCCGACGCCCGCGGCGTGCTCTTCGAGCAAGAGTGTGAACGGCTCATCGACAGCGAGAAGGTCAACGCCGAGGCGGTTGAGCTCGCCGAAGAGTCGGGCGTCATCTTCCTCGATGAGATCGACAAGGTTGTCGCCACCGAAGGGGGCAAGGGCGCCGACGTATCTCGACAAGGCGTGCAGCGCGACCTGCTGCCGATCGTCGAAGGGACGACCGTCCAGACGCGTTACGGCTACGTCCGCACCGATCACATCCTCTTCATCGCCGCCGGCGCGTTCCACAAGACACGGCCCAGTGACCTGATGCCCGAGTTGCAAGGCCGGTTCCCGATCCGCGTCGAGCTCGACGATCTCACGAAAGAGGACTTTGTCAGGATCCTCACCGAGCCCCGCGGTTCGCTCACCAAACAGTACGCGGCGCTAATGGAGACCGAAGGCGTTAAAATCGATTTCACCGCCGACGCGATCGACGCCCTCGCCGAGTACGCGTTCTCCGTGAACCAATCGACGCAAAACATCGGCGCCCGCCGGCTCTACACGATCATGGAGCGGATGCTCGAGGAACTGTCGTTCGAGGCCGCCGACATGAATGGCGCCTCGGTGCCGGTCAACGCCGCGTACGTCCGGCAGCGACTAGAGGAAGTGACCCAAGACGAGGACCTCAGCCGTTACATCCTGTAG
- the hslV gene encoding ATP-dependent protease subunit HslV gives MAHPRIRSTTILTVRKDGVVAMGGDGQVSLGDTVMKSDAKKVRLLGDGRVMTGFAGSAADAFALLERFEAKLKDHPQNMPRAATELAKDWRMDRALRRLEALIAVADAKDTLLISGNGDVIQPSDGILGIGSGGNYATAAARALARHSSLSAEEIVRAALGIAADICVYSNQNIVVETIGAKN, from the coding sequence ATGGCTCACCCCCGCATCCGATCGACCACCATCCTCACCGTCCGCAAGGACGGCGTCGTCGCTATGGGCGGCGACGGCCAAGTCAGCCTTGGCGACACCGTCATGAAATCCGACGCCAAGAAGGTGCGGCTCCTGGGCGACGGCCGGGTGATGACCGGCTTCGCTGGTTCGGCGGCGGACGCCTTCGCGTTGTTGGAGCGGTTCGAGGCGAAGCTCAAGGACCACCCGCAAAACATGCCCCGCGCCGCCACCGAGTTGGCGAAGGACTGGCGGATGGACCGCGCGCTGCGGCGGCTGGAGGCGCTGATCGCCGTCGCCGACGCCAAGGACACGCTGCTCATTTCCGGCAACGGCGATGTTATCCAACCCTCCGACGGCATCCTCGGCATCGGCTCGGGCGGCAACTACGCCACCGCCGCGGCGCGGGCGCTGGCGAGACACTCGTCGCTGTCGGCGGAAGAGATCGTTCGGGCGGCGTTGGGGATTGCGGCGGACATTTGTGTGTACAGCAACCAAAACATTGTTGTGGAAACGATTGGCGCGAAGAATTAG
- a CDS encoding isochorismatase family protein, translated as MSTERLARSPLLMDRAESALLVVDIQERLLPVQPEGSRVVWNARRLIDGAKALEVRTAVTEHVPAKLGPTAPVLAERLPTPHPKAAFSCAACEQLVQAWQDAGVRHVVLVGFETHVCIAQTALDLLSAGFEPKVVVDAVGSRFTVDHKTALRRLDASGVTLATTEAVLCEWCETSTDPAFRTISALTKEKQPDL; from the coding sequence ATGTCTACTGAGCGATTGGCACGCAGTCCCCTGTTGATGGATCGCGCCGAATCGGCCCTCTTGGTGGTGGACATCCAGGAGCGGCTGCTCCCGGTGCAGCCCGAGGGCTCACGGGTGGTCTGGAACGCCCGGCGGCTGATCGATGGCGCGAAGGCGCTTGAGGTGCGGACGGCCGTGACGGAGCACGTCCCGGCAAAGCTGGGGCCGACGGCGCCGGTGCTCGCCGAGCGTCTGCCGACGCCCCACCCGAAGGCGGCGTTCAGCTGCGCCGCGTGCGAGCAACTCGTTCAAGCGTGGCAGGACGCGGGCGTCCGCCATGTCGTGCTCGTCGGATTCGAGACCCACGTCTGCATCGCCCAGACGGCGCTCGATCTGTTGTCGGCGGGGTTCGAGCCAAAGGTGGTGGTGGATGCGGTTGGCTCGCGGTTCACGGTGGATCACAAAACAGCGCTACGGCGGCTCGACGCGTCGGGCGTGACGCTCGCTACAACGGAGGCCGTACTGTGCGAATGGTGCGAGACTTCGACCGACCCGGCGTTTCGGACGATCAGTGCGCTGACGAAGGAGAAGCAACCAGATCTGTAG
- a CDS encoding cell division protein FtsQ/DivIB, translating into MPDPNSAPSRPTPSRPAADPLWKLQGRRGLLVSFAVLAIFGLAARGVWEVSRSQVAHSPQYVLTPSSVTITPPPAWVGSEVTSEVFRVKGLEGLFSVLDGPDSLDKPLAAAYASHPWVRSVGAIIKTPPNRVAITLEYRRPLAAVSVGGDLVPVDIDGAILPTRDLSADSLRYLPRIELVDPVVQPPAVGDLWREPRLAGALSLVQAFGPAWNELNLFLVRIDRSPDVRAGQRFWSYSVVSTGNTVVVWGAAPGFAPPDEASFERKLGSLRRAVAQHGPLDSVAKSPALIDVREGGTAYPRVVMKEGNRIAAKDDEAEVK; encoded by the coding sequence GTGCCTGATCCGAACTCTGCGCCATCGCGTCCAACCCCATCTCGTCCGGCTGCCGACCCGCTCTGGAAACTCCAGGGCCGCCGCGGCTTGCTCGTTTCGTTCGCGGTTCTCGCCATCTTCGGACTCGCCGCTCGTGGCGTGTGGGAGGTCTCCCGCTCGCAGGTCGCCCACAGCCCGCAATACGTGCTGACGCCCTCCAGCGTAACGATCACACCGCCGCCCGCCTGGGTCGGTAGCGAAGTCACCTCCGAGGTCTTCCGCGTCAAAGGGCTCGAAGGCCTGTTCTCGGTGCTCGATGGCCCCGACAGCCTCGACAAGCCGCTCGCCGCCGCCTACGCGTCGCACCCCTGGGTCCGCAGCGTCGGCGCGATCATCAAGACGCCGCCCAACCGCGTCGCGATTACGCTCGAGTACCGCCGACCGCTGGCGGCGGTGTCGGTGGGCGGCGACCTCGTCCCGGTCGACATCGACGGCGCCATCTTGCCGACGCGCGACCTGTCGGCCGACTCGCTACGCTACCTACCGCGGATCGAGCTCGTGGACCCCGTCGTCCAGCCCCCCGCCGTCGGCGATTTGTGGCGTGAGCCGCGGCTTGCCGGGGCGTTGTCGCTGGTGCAGGCATTCGGGCCCGCTTGGAACGAATTGAATCTGTTCCTCGTACGGATCGACCGCTCCCCCGACGTCCGTGCCGGTCAGCGATTCTGGAGCTACAGCGTTGTCTCCACGGGCAACACCGTCGTCGTCTGGGGCGCGGCGCCCGGCTTCGCGCCGCCCGACGAAGCCTCTTTCGAACGCAAGCTCGGAAGCCTCCGCCGCGCGGTCGCCCAGCACGGCCCGCTCGACTCCGTCGCCAAGAGCCCCGCTCTGATCGACGTCCGCGAAGGAGGAACGGCCTACCCGCGCGTCGTAATGAAAGAAGGCAACCGCATCGCCGCGAAGGACGACGAAGCCGAAGTGAAGTAA
- the murB gene encoding UDP-N-acetylmuramate dehydrogenase, producing MAALNAGLESIFTPAAPLADRTWLRVGGPAEWLVRPTSVEELQTVVGRCRDASAPARVLGGGSNVLVRDEGVKGVVLQLDHEAFGGVRIDGTKAIVGGGASLASAINETVRGGLAGLDTLVGIPGTIGAALHHNAGGRGGDIGQWVVEATVLTRSGQTITRRQEDMVFGYRESSLDELAIVEAVFELDSSDPSELTKRMQKQWIVSKAAQPMSHERRGQIFLNPRGMSAGMLIDQAGLKGASVGGATVSDKHANFFVASDGATAADLLKLADLVRSRVDERMGIELELAIEIW from the coding sequence ATGGCCGCCCTCAACGCCGGTCTCGAATCGATCTTCACCCCCGCGGCGCCGCTAGCGGACCGCACCTGGCTGCGCGTCGGCGGCCCAGCGGAGTGGCTCGTGCGACCCACGAGCGTCGAAGAGCTGCAAACCGTTGTCGGCCGCTGTCGCGACGCCTCGGCCCCGGCGCGCGTGCTCGGCGGTGGCTCGAACGTCCTAGTGCGGGATGAGGGCGTCAAAGGCGTCGTCCTGCAACTCGACCACGAGGCCTTCGGCGGCGTCCGCATCGACGGCACGAAGGCGATCGTCGGCGGCGGGGCGTCGCTCGCCTCGGCGATTAACGAGACCGTGCGCGGGGGATTAGCCGGACTAGACACCTTGGTCGGCATCCCCGGCACGATCGGCGCCGCACTGCACCACAACGCCGGCGGCCGCGGCGGCGACATCGGCCAGTGGGTCGTCGAGGCGACCGTCCTCACCCGCAGCGGTCAGACCATCACCCGTCGCCAAGAGGACATGGTCTTTGGCTACCGTGAAAGCAGCCTCGACGAGTTGGCGATCGTCGAAGCAGTGTTCGAGCTCGACTCCTCCGACCCGTCGGAGCTCACCAAGCGGATGCAAAAGCAGTGGATCGTCAGCAAGGCGGCCCAACCGATGAGCCACGAACGCCGCGGGCAGATCTTCCTCAACCCCCGCGGCATGAGCGCCGGCATGTTGATCGATCAAGCGGGCCTCAAGGGCGCGTCGGTCGGCGGCGCCACCGTTAGTGACAAGCACGCCAACTTCTTCGTTGCTAGCGACGGCGCTACGGCGGCCGACCTGCTCAAGCTAGCGGACCTTGTTCGATCGCGGGTCGATGAGCGGATGGGGATCGAGCTAGAGCTGGCGATCGAGATTTGGTAA
- a CDS encoding tRNA (cytidine(34)-2'-O)-methyltransferase, which yields MPPLHIVLYQPEIPYNTGSVGRTCVALGAKLWLVRPLGFQIDDRQLRRAGLDYWRRLDWEVVDDWDDLTRKLPSERLWYFTKRGDSGFYEAQFERGDALVFGSESAGLPPSLLEGAEGRRLRIPTSENVRSLNLSVSVALAGFEAFRQMGALP from the coding sequence ATGCCTCCTCTCCACATCGTTCTCTACCAACCCGAGATCCCCTACAACACAGGGAGCGTGGGTCGCACATGCGTGGCGCTCGGCGCGAAGCTGTGGCTCGTGCGGCCGCTGGGGTTTCAGATTGATGATCGTCAACTCCGCCGTGCGGGGCTCGATTACTGGCGGCGCCTCGATTGGGAAGTCGTTGACGACTGGGACGACCTCACCCGCAAGCTTCCCTCCGAGCGGCTCTGGTACTTCACCAAACGCGGCGACAGCGGCTTTTACGAAGCGCAGTTCGAACGCGGCGACGCACTGGTGTTCGGCAGCGAATCGGCGGGCCTACCGCCGAGTCTGCTCGAAGGCGCCGAAGGCCGCCGGCTGCGGATCCCGACGAGCGAGAACGTGCGGAGCCTCAACCTTTCGGTGAGCGTAGCGCTGGCGGGGTTCGAGGCGTTCCGACAGATGGGGGCTCTGCCGTGA
- a CDS encoding HU family DNA-binding protein yields the protein MAKAAPKAPTKTEIYAGIAEATGLTKKQVGEVFDALDAQIQKALTGRGAPKMFSLPGLAKITLQHKPATKEREGINPFTGEPTTIKAKPARTVVKVRPLKKLKDMVA from the coding sequence ATGGCGAAAGCCGCCCCCAAAGCGCCCACCAAGACCGAAATCTACGCCGGCATCGCCGAGGCCACAGGCCTGACGAAGAAGCAAGTCGGCGAGGTTTTCGACGCGCTCGACGCTCAGATCCAGAAGGCCCTCACCGGCCGTGGCGCCCCGAAGATGTTCTCCCTCCCCGGCCTTGCCAAGATCACTCTGCAGCACAAGCCGGCCACCAAGGAGCGTGAAGGCATCAACCCGTTCACCGGCGAGCCCACGACCATCAAGGCCAAGCCGGCCCGCACGGTCGTTAAGGTCCGTCCGCTGAAGAAGCTGAAGGACATGGTCGCCTGA